A single region of the Manihot esculenta cultivar AM560-2 chromosome 12, M.esculenta_v8, whole genome shotgun sequence genome encodes:
- the LOC110627654 gene encoding cytochrome P450 71AU50, with protein MKKVQKELEEKVGMERMVEESDLESLEYLEMVIKETFRLHPVAPLLLPHEATEDAIIDGFLIPKKSHVIINAWAIGRDPKAWTDAEKFWPERFMGSKLDIRGRDFQLLPFGSGRRGCPGIQLGMTVVRLVVAQLVHCFKWELPNEMVPSDLDMTEEFSLVTSRANHLHAIPTYRLHI; from the coding sequence ATGAAGAAAGTCCAGAAAGAGTTGGAAGAGAAAGTTGGGATGGAAAGAATGGTGGAGGAATCAGACTTAGAGAGCTTGGAATACTTAGAGATGGTTATAAAGGAAACTTTCAGACTCCATCCAGTGGCTCCATTACTACTCCCTCATGAAGCAACGGAAGACGCTATTATTGATGGTTTTCTCATACCCAAAAAGTCGCATGTTATTATAAATGCATGGGCAATTGGAAGAGATCCAAAAGCTTGGACTGATGCAGAGAAGTTCTGGCCAGAGAGGTTCATGGGGAGCAAATTAGACATTAGAGGAAGGGACTTTCAGCTTCTCCCATTCGGCTCAGGCCGGAGGGGCTGCCCTGGAATTCAACTGGGGATGACTGTGGTTCGACTGGTGGTGGCGCAGCTGGTGCATTGCTTCAAATGGGAGCTCCCAAATGAAATGGTGCCAAGTGATTTGGATATGACAGAGGAGTTCAGTCTAGTGACTTCAAGGGCCAACCATCTCCACGCCATTCCTACTTATCGTCTTCACATCTGA